The Posidoniimonas polymericola genome includes the window CAGTTCGACCCCATCAACACGCTGCTCATGTCGATGGTGGGCGAGGAGGTCCGACGCAACAACGCCAAGGCGTTCGGCGACCTCTCCGAGCCGACGCTCAAGCGGCTCAACCAGATCTACACGGCGCTCTCCAAGACCCTGCCGAACGACACCTCGTCTGCCCAGTTCGCCGCCCGCACCCGGACCGCCCGCGGCGGCTCGCTCGGGGAACAGACCAAGCTGGTCGTGCGGTCGGTAACCGAGAGCGGCCGCGTGAACCAGAGCCTGCCCGAGGGCGCCCGGGCAACCGGCGACGAGCTGACCGAGCTGCTCGTCCGGGGCGCGGCGTCCGACGCCGCGCCGCTCAAGGACCGGGCCGCCAAGCCGCTGCTGATCGGCCTCGGCATCGCGCTCGACGAGACGGTCGTCCTCCGCAGCCTGCCGGCGACCGGCGGCGTGGTCCGCGAGGCCGACCCGCCCGGCGCGCTCTCCAAGCGGGCCCCGCTGGTTCGCGGCGCGACCCTGTGCGGCCGCGCCGACCTGCTGAAGCACTTCTTCGTCTCGGCCGCGCTGACCGCCGCGTCCGACGCGCAGCAGGCGTACGCGGTGGGCGTCGCCAAGGAGGTGCTCGACTCCCACCGCGCCAGCGGCTTCAGCTTTGTCGACCTGGCCGCCGACCGCGCCGGCATCCGCTTCGCCCGGGCGGTGCTGTCGGGCGAGCTGAAGCCGGTCGACATCGCCAACGACTTCAACTGCTACGCCTTCCTGCCCCCGTACAAGGACCTGCCGGAGGGCCTAACCGCGGCCGAGTTCCAGCAGCAATACGGCAGCACGGGCGACGCCCGGTACCTCGAGCTGATCGCCGAGATCGACGAGCGGATCGAGCAACTCACCGGGTACGACCGGTGAGTAAGCGCTGGCTGCTATCGCGTTGGACCGCAACGGGTGGCTACAATGGCGTGAGCCCCGCGAGTGGCGAGCGGGGACTCTCCTCACACCCGGACACGGCTGGACCATGCGTGCCCTCCTGCTTGCAGCCGTCGCCTTGAGCCTGACGTGGCCGGCGCACGCGCAGACGGTCATCAACGTCCCGCCCGATCCGGCGCCAAACGAGGCCAACTCGGGCGAGACCCTCTACCTGGCGGACGGCGGGTCCTTGCCCGGCGGTTTCGCGGCTCACACGGGGAGCATTGTGAGCGTCAGTGGCGGCGCCGTTGCCGACGGATTCATCGCAGATGAAGGAAGCGTTGTGCTGGTGTCGGGCGGCAGGATCGGTTCGTTCCAGGCCAACGATGGCAGCTCGGTCACCCTGGCGGGCGGCTCGTACGGGGACTTTGCGTTCCGGACATCTGAGTCGAGTAGCGTCTCGTTCTGGGGGGGCGAGTTCCGCCTCAACGGCGAACTGATCCCCGGCCTCGACGCGGCGGACACGTCGGCCACGATCGAGGTTCCTTTCGATGCGGCGTTCAGCGGCACGCTGGCCGACGGCACGCCGTTCGCATTCACCACGCAGGAATCCGGCTCCCGGCTCGACGGCGTCTACACGCTGCAGTCGCTCGCGCCGCCTGCGGTCGGGCCCGCCGTGATTACTGCGTCGACCGACCCGGTCCCGCTCGGGATCCGCGCTGGGCAGACGCTGATCTTGGACTCCGGCGCGACGATCCCCGACGACTTCAACGCCGGCTGGGGGAGCACGGTTGAGATCCACGAGGGGGGCGTCGTGGGGCACAACCTCGAGGCGACCGGCGCGGTGATCAACATGGCCGGCGGCCAGAGCCAGGGCGACCTCGAGGTGTTCTACGGCGGCGTGCTCAACATGTCCGGCGGCACGCTGACGCCAAGCAACGATATCTTTTCCGGCGGCACGGCCAACCTCTCCGGCGGCAGTGTGCCACTCATCTACGGGTGGGCCGATTCGCAGATCAACGCCACGGGCGCAGCCGCGGTCGGAACGGTGCGGCTGCTGCCGGGCGCCTCGATCTTGGTTGATGACGACGCCGACGTCGTGCGCCTCGAGGCGTACGACATCGGGCCCCGCAACTATCAGCTCAGCTTCCCCAATGGCGTCACCTCAACCTGGCGGGTCGCCGGCGGACGGGTCGGCAATCAGATTCTCAGCCTCAAAGCAGGCGTGACGCTCGACGTGAGCGGCGGCGAGGTGCGAGCGGTCGAGGCGCCGCGCGACACGCGGCTCGAGATGTCCGGCGGGTCGGCGTCGTCCGTCACTATCGGTTCGGGGGGCGTCGCGTCGCTCTCGGGCGGCGTGATCGGCGGGCTGGTGAAGGTCAACAGCGGCGGGGTGCTGCACGCATCGGGCGGATCAGCGACCTCTAGCGTCGAGGTGTGGGGCGGCGCCAAGGCAGAAATCTCCGGGGGGCAATTCGGCCCGCTGTACGCCTACTTCAACAGCCGCGTCTCCGTTTCCGGCGGGGAATTCCACGGCGGCATTTTTGTAAGCTCGGGCGCTGCGGTTGAGATCGCCAACGCCACCATCGACTGGCAGCTCCGCGCCGATCCCGGCAGCACGCTGACGGTGGTCGACTGCGATATCAGCGGCAGCGCCGACGTCACGGGCACGCAGATTTCGCTCCACGGCCAGTCGATCGGCGAGGCGTTCGGCGGTGAAGGCACGCAGCTGCGGATGTGGCGGGGGAGTCTCGGACGAAATGCGTTGCTATCCAAAGGTTCGGTCGCCGAACTGCACGACGTAACGGTAGCCGACGACCTCTACGTCGCTGACTCTCAGTTCCATATGACCGGCGGCTCGATCGGCGACCGCGCGCGTGTGGACAGGAGCGACCTTTTCCTAACAAACTCGAACGTAGGCGAGATGTTCCGCCACACGTCTGGAACCGTGCAAGTCCACGGCGGAACTTTCGGCGCCCGTGCCCTGTTTCAGAACATACAATCGGGCGCCATCACTGGTGCGACATTCGCCGAAGCCGCGGCACTCCTCGGCCCGCTTACGATCTCCGGGAGCCGCTTCGGCGACAACCTTGCGATCGAAGCTGGTTCAATTATCGTCGACCCCGGGGCCGCGATCGGGAACTCAGGACGTGTCCTGTCCGGCGGGCAGGCGATCGTGACCGGAGGAACAATTGGCAACCGGTTTATAGTGTCAGCCTCGCGCGTAAGCATGACGAGCGGCTCGATCAGTGATCAGCTCGGCCTCTACTTTAGCAGCGAAGCAACCGTGTCTGGTGGAATGCTAGGTGCGAACACGCTAGTCGACCGTTCGACCTTGCACCTGATTGGCTCCGACTTCCAGCTGGACGGAGTTCCAATCCTGGGCCTTTCCCCCGGCGTGCGGACCACGCTGGCCGAGCGAAACCTGACGCTCACCGCCACGCTTGCCGATGGCACGCCGTTCGACTTCGTGCTCGACACGTCGAGCACTGGGCCGGCCGACCGGATACTCGGCAGCGCCATCGTCACCCTCACCCTTTTCGAGGGCGTCCTCGGCGACTACAACGCCGACGGCCGGGTCGACGCGGCTGACTACGCTGTGTGGCGGGACTCCCTCGGCCAGGCGGTCACCTACGGCGAGGGCGCCGACCACGACTTCTCGGGCGTCGTTGACCAGGGCGACTACTACGTGTGGCGGAACCACTTCGGCGGCGCCCTTAACGACGCCGGGGCGCCCGTGCCGGAGGCCGCAAACTTGGGGCTGGCTGCCCTGGGCGGGGTGCTGGCCGGCCGCCGCCGCTGGCGGAAGATCTGCTAGACTGGGAGGCCCGCCTCTCGTCCCAGCCACCGCCCGCCGATTGACCGCTATGCGAACCGCCCCCTGCTGGACCGCCCTCGTCGTCCTTGCGCTACTCCTGCTGCCCTGCCCTGCCTCGGCTGCCGACACTGCCGGCGCGGACTCGGTGCGGGTCGCGACCTACAACATCTCGTTCTACCGCCGCGCCGCGGGGGAGCTCGAGGAAGAACTCCGCGGCGGTGACTCGGCGCAGGCCAAGCAGATCGCTGAGGTGATCCAGCGGGTGCGGCCCGACGTGATCCTGCTCAACGAGGTCGACTACACGGCCGACGGCGGCGTGGTCAACGCGTTCCGCGATCTCTACCTTAGCGAGCCGCAGAACGGCCAGCAGCCGATCGACTACCCGCACGTGTTCTTTGCGCCGGTCAACACGGGCGAGCCGACCGAGTTCGATCTCGACCGCGACGGCCGCACCGGCGGGCCGGCCGACTGCTTCGGCTACGGCCGCTACCCAGGCCAATACGGCATGGCGGTGCTGTCGCGGCTGCCCATCGACCGGCAGAACTGCCGCACCTTCCAGAACCTGCTGTGGCGCGACCTGCAAGGCGCCAAGCTGCCCGTCGATCCGACAACCGGCAAGCCCTTCTACACGGACGAGGAAATGGCCCAGCTTCGGCTCTCGTCCAAGAGTCACTGGGACGTGCCGGTCACGCTTCCGGGCGGCAAGTCACTGCACCTGATCTGCTCCCACCCCACGCCGCCGTCGTTCGATGGGCCCGAAGACCGCAACGGCTGCCGCAACTACGACGAGATCCGGCTGATCGCCGATTACGCACGGGCCGAGCCGCCGGCCTACCTGGTCGACGACGCCGGACGCCGCGGGGGAATGCCGGGCGGAGCGTCGTTCGTGGTGCTGGGCGACCTCAACGCCGACCCGCACGACGCCGGGGCCGAGGAACTGTACGCGATCGGCCAGCTGCTCGAGCACCCGCGGATCAACGCCGACCACCCGCCGACGAGCGAGGGCGCGGTAGCCTCGAGCAAGGCGATTGCGAACCTCAACAGTGAACAGCAAGGCCCGGCCGAGCAGGACACGGCCAACTTCAGCGGCGACCACTTCACCAACCTGCGGGTCGACTACGTGCTGCCGTCGCGCGACCTGAAGGTGGTCGACACCGGCGTGTTCTGGCCCCTGCCCGGCGAGCCGGGCGCCGCGGCGGTCAAAGCGACCGACCACCGGCTGGTGTGGATGGATATGCAGCCTTAATTGAGTAGGCCCTACCGCTGCACGCGGGCGGAGCCGCCTTCGGCGAGTGCCTCGACTTCGGCCAGGCACGCCTGCGAGACGTCGCCCGGGTAGGTCGTGAGCAGCGCGCCGTGGGCCCAGCCGAGGCGCAGGGCCTGCTCCGGCTCTTGGCCGCTGAGCATGCCGTAGATCAGGCCCGAGGCGAAGCCGTCGCCGCCGCCGATGCGGTCGATTACGTCGAGCTCCATGGTGGGGCAGGTGTACTTCTCGCCCTCGAGCCACAGCACGGCCGACCAGCTGTGGCGGCTGGTGGAGTGCACCTCGCGCAGCGTGGTGGCGACCATCTTGATGTTGGGGTACTCGGCCTTGACCTGCTCGATCATGCCGAAGAACGCGTTGGGGTCGAGCTTGCCCTTCTTCTCAACATCCTGGCCCTTGAGGCCGAGGCCCTTCTGCAGGTCCTCCTCGTTGCCGATCAGCACGTCCAGGTGTTTGGCGATCTCGCGGTTCATCTCGATGCCGTGCTCCTCGCCGCCGGGCAGGGTCTTCCAGAGCTTGGCGCGGTAGTTGAGGTCAAACGAGGCGATTGCGCCCGACTCCTTGGCCTTGGTCACGCCCTCGACGATCAGGTCGGAGGTCTGCTCGCCGAGCGCGGCGTAGATGCCGCCGGAGTGGAACCAGCGGACGCCGCCCCCCTTGGACTTGTCGAATACCTCGTCCCAATCGATGTCGCCCGGCTTGAGCATCGCCGCGGCCTCGTTGGCGCGGTTGTAGAACACCACCGGCGCC containing:
- a CDS encoding sugar kinase, with the protein product MSGLSVRTDDCELDFVSLGALVHRLDPGITPFRKATNFSVHVSGGEYNCAANLASCFGLKTGIVTAMVDNGVGELIQTQVRQMGVRPFYKHFQHDGVRGPNMATVYSDRGHGARAPVVFYNRANEAAAMLKPGDIDWDEVFDKSKGGGVRWFHSGGIYAALGEQTSDLIVEGVTKAKESGAIASFDLNYRAKLWKTLPGGEEHGIEMNREIAKHLDVLIGNEEDLQKGLGLKGQDVEKKGKLDPNAFFGMIEQVKAEYPNIKMVATTLREVHSTSRHSWSAVLWLEGEKYTCPTMELDVIDRIGGGDGFASGLIYGMLSGQEPEQALRLGWAHGALLTTYPGDVSQACLAEVEALAEGGSARVQR
- a CDS encoding M12 family metallo-peptidase yields the protein MPTAKLVLILASMMAVRPAAADVVVIANRTRETTPVTIKPTEGKPYQLHLTSGQVMPLFSDSPLYASYATNTGENGFRLEANSAYYFGETPQGPQLHLIGLGGEGESHARPLPGGGVTTPAGRIDVKICVDEEEPLRKSLWTQKLRKRVDMASLIMLSHSGMTFRVVATETWNSDNSTKDFTKSLKELETEVPKIGDTLVIGFTSQYQVVRGRIHLGGTRGPLSSHILLREWSQHVSERERLELLVHELGHYLGATHSPEPDSVMRPVLGDRQSRQAGFGIQFDPINTLLMSMVGEEVRRNNAKAFGDLSEPTLKRLNQIYTALSKTLPNDTSSAQFAARTRTARGGSLGEQTKLVVRSVTESGRVNQSLPEGARATGDELTELLVRGAASDAAPLKDRAAKPLLIGLGIALDETVVLRSLPATGGVVREADPPGALSKRAPLVRGATLCGRADLLKHFFVSAALTAASDAQQAYAVGVAKEVLDSHRASGFSFVDLAADRAGIRFARAVLSGELKPVDIANDFNCYAFLPPYKDLPEGLTAAEFQQQYGSTGDARYLELIAEIDERIEQLTGYDR
- a CDS encoding endonuclease/exonuclease/phosphatase family protein, which produces MRTAPCWTALVVLALLLLPCPASAADTAGADSVRVATYNISFYRRAAGELEEELRGGDSAQAKQIAEVIQRVRPDVILLNEVDYTADGGVVNAFRDLYLSEPQNGQQPIDYPHVFFAPVNTGEPTEFDLDRDGRTGGPADCFGYGRYPGQYGMAVLSRLPIDRQNCRTFQNLLWRDLQGAKLPVDPTTGKPFYTDEEMAQLRLSSKSHWDVPVTLPGGKSLHLICSHPTPPSFDGPEDRNGCRNYDEIRLIADYARAEPPAYLVDDAGRRGGMPGGASFVVLGDLNADPHDAGAEELYAIGQLLEHPRINADHPPTSEGAVASSKAIANLNSEQQGPAEQDTANFSGDHFTNLRVDYVLPSRDLKVVDTGVFWPLPGEPGAAAVKATDHRLVWMDMQP